One segment of Sinorhizobium mexicanum DNA contains the following:
- a CDS encoding type II toxin-antitoxin system ParD family antitoxin gives MISADLGKQLESYIQQLVDTGRYGSKSEVLREGVRLVQDRETRLAALDASITRGIADADVGRTKPASDVFDRLEAKYSAMADKAEKSA, from the coding sequence ATGATCAGTGCCGATCTGGGAAAGCAGCTCGAAAGCTACATTCAGCAACTCGTCGACACAGGACGCTACGGTTCGAAAAGCGAAGTCCTGCGAGAAGGTGTGCGACTGGTCCAGGACCGGGAGACCCGGCTTGCCGCACTGGATGCTTCCATCACGCGCGGCATTGCCGATGCCGATGTTGGCCGAACGAAGCCGGCGAGCGATGTCTTCGATCGACTCGAGGCCAAATACAGTGCGATGGCTGACAAAGCCGAAAAATCGGCATGA
- a CDS encoding DUF1419 domain-containing protein: protein MNPSPTIRKVFQGVASRAQMFRMFDRHHQRPNRWDGDATPLYAGEWFEIGEAEHDYMFEILPPLWIRGSMFAMREFLTGSVTSVFFTLRVDEAIRFFHGYCDLSDPASVETMRVAIIERENRPIRAMTREERLEHIWSSTADDYRGYAGERWPEASRGKRTVMLYGGKGGTFLKLLEDLSHDEIAAKLPVQLRHLPSPIAA, encoded by the coding sequence ATGAACCCCTCTCCCACAATCCGAAAAGTCTTCCAGGGCGTCGCAAGCCGAGCGCAGATGTTCCGCATGTTCGACCGTCATCATCAACGGCCCAACCGCTGGGACGGCGATGCCACGCCGCTCTACGCCGGCGAGTGGTTCGAGATCGGCGAGGCCGAGCACGACTATATGTTCGAAATCCTGCCGCCGCTCTGGATCCGCGGCTCGATGTTCGCGATGCGCGAGTTCCTCACCGGCTCGGTCACCAGTGTCTTCTTCACGCTCCGGGTCGACGAGGCGATCCGCTTTTTCCACGGCTATTGCGACCTTTCCGATCCTGCGTCCGTCGAGACGATGCGTGTTGCGATCATCGAACGTGAGAACCGCCCGATTCGCGCCATGACGCGCGAGGAACGCCTCGAGCATATCTGGAGCAGCACTGCGGACGACTATCGCGGCTATGCCGGCGAGCGCTGGCCCGAGGCCTCGCGCGGCAAGAGGACGGTAATGCTGTACGGCGGAAAAGGCGGCACGTTTCTGAAGCTGCTGGAAGACCTCAGCCACGACGAGATCGCCGCCAAGCTGCCGGTACAACTGCGTCACCTCCCCTCCCCGATCGCGGCTTGA
- a CDS encoding DUF3991 and toprim domain-containing protein, with product MKRREIEALREQVSCAAVLEHAGFAIDAKESTRRAVKFRRGSEIIIVTHEGRGWFDPLSEAKGDVFRLVEHLDHVGFVEGAERVADLVGFQITEQEWQPAKDGERCDLSLPDRWQARRRPWPGSATWRYLNAERCLPAFLLKTAIKADLLREGPQGSMWAAHRDHAGVLTGWEARGPQYRGFASGGMKVLFRFGSDRASRLAVTEAAIDAMSLAAIEGLRDGTVYLSTGGGWSPTTEAALRELAAEPGVQMVAATDANPQGDMFADRLRALADDVGCDWTRLSPPADDWNEVLTIREKEKRERKEGGGMPHARRPRQGRLRPA from the coding sequence ATGAAGAGAAGAGAGATAGAAGCGCTGCGCGAGCAGGTCAGCTGTGCCGCAGTGCTTGAGCATGCCGGGTTTGCGATAGACGCGAAGGAGAGCACGCGGCGGGCGGTCAAGTTCCGCCGCGGTAGCGAGATCATCATCGTCACGCATGAGGGGCGTGGATGGTTCGATCCTCTATCCGAAGCGAAAGGCGATGTGTTTCGGCTCGTCGAACATCTCGATCATGTCGGCTTTGTCGAAGGCGCCGAGCGGGTTGCGGATCTCGTCGGGTTTCAGATCACGGAGCAGGAGTGGCAGCCGGCAAAGGATGGCGAGAGATGCGACCTCTCGCTTCCCGATCGTTGGCAGGCTCGCCGCCGTCCCTGGCCCGGTTCGGCGACATGGCGCTACCTCAATGCTGAGCGTTGCCTGCCTGCCTTTTTGCTCAAAACGGCGATCAAAGCGGACCTTCTGCGGGAAGGTCCGCAAGGAAGCATGTGGGCGGCGCATAGAGACCATGCCGGGGTATTGACCGGTTGGGAGGCGCGCGGTCCGCAATACCGGGGCTTTGCCTCCGGAGGAATGAAGGTTCTTTTCCGGTTCGGCTCGGATCGCGCATCACGCCTGGCTGTCACGGAAGCTGCGATCGACGCCATGAGTCTTGCGGCGATCGAGGGATTGCGCGACGGCACGGTCTATCTCAGCACCGGGGGCGGATGGTCGCCGACCACGGAGGCAGCGTTGCGGGAGTTGGCCGCGGAGCCTGGTGTCCAGATGGTTGCGGCGACGGACGCCAATCCGCAGGGCGATATGTTTGCCGACCGGTTGCGGGCGCTTGCTGACGATGTGGGCTGCGACTGGACCCGGCTTAGCCCGCCCGCGGACGATTGGAACGAGGTCCTGACGATCAGGGAAAAGGAAAAGAGGGAGAGGAAAGAAGGAGGAGGCATGCCGCATGCGCGCCGCCCGCGTCAAGGGAGGCTTCGCCCGGCTTAA
- a CDS encoding type II toxin-antitoxin system RelE/ParE family toxin has product MILEFSYEAENDLEQIADYIAQDNPRRALSFVRELRSKCEDLIDSPNGFALVPRYEHHGIRRRVHGNYLIFYRVESTKVVIVHVLHGATDFGAILFGD; this is encoded by the coding sequence ATGATCCTCGAGTTTTCCTACGAGGCGGAAAACGATCTCGAGCAGATCGCCGATTACATCGCTCAGGACAATCCCCGACGCGCCCTGTCATTCGTCCGGGAGCTGCGGAGCAAGTGTGAGGATCTCATCGATAGTCCGAACGGCTTTGCCCTCGTCCCCCGCTACGAGCACCATGGTATCCGTCGGCGCGTTCACGGCAATTACCTGATCTTTTACCGCGTCGAGAGCACGAAAGTGGTCATCGTCCATGTCCTGCATGGCGCCACCGACTTTGGCGCCATTCTGTTCGGTGATTAG
- a CDS encoding ParB/RepB/Spo0J family partition protein gives MYLMKVDPRALKDNPDNTRQSKSTPQADALLLATIKAVGVIQPPVVFPERDGGNGFIIEAGHRRRRQAVAAGLEEIDVLVVEAANDNGAMRSMVENIAREPLNPVDQWRGIERLVALGWTEEAIAVALTLPVRQIRKLRLLANVLPAMLDHMAKGDMPSEPQLRTIAAAAVDEQKEVWKAHKPKKGDTASWWSVANALSKKRMYAKDASFGDDLAVAYGIEWVEDLFAPADEDSRYTTNVEAFLGAQQEWMTIKLPKKGAIVEVNNYGQPELPKKAERVYGKPGRGDSTAMYLDREGKVQSVHYRMPEARKPNGQTGSSSDGSTGPDDEVIAVSKARPDVTQKGQDMIGDLRTDALHEALGRAPIEDDMLMALLVLAFSGQNVRVDSGANDNVFGAKRMQRHAARLFSEDGRLAFDMETVRVAARSILIEVLSCRRNITNSGVVSRIAGEAIGADGFLPNMGTEDFLVCLSRQALEAAAKEANVHPRPRVRETRAALVDHFKEVQFVHSAALFTPDPKDVADLMKHADHLDDGRDDDPAGDPDTDEDATAPGVADPDLGQPGEPAGESVATPSDEDETAYGIAAE, from the coding sequence ATGTATCTCATGAAGGTCGATCCGCGTGCGCTGAAGGACAATCCCGACAACACCCGCCAGTCGAAATCGACGCCGCAGGCAGACGCCCTGCTGCTGGCGACGATCAAGGCCGTCGGTGTCATCCAGCCGCCCGTTGTCTTCCCCGAGCGCGACGGCGGTAATGGCTTCATCATCGAGGCCGGTCACCGCCGTCGACGCCAGGCTGTCGCCGCTGGCCTCGAGGAGATCGATGTGCTCGTCGTCGAGGCCGCCAACGACAACGGCGCCATGCGGTCGATGGTCGAGAACATTGCCCGCGAGCCGCTAAACCCGGTCGACCAATGGCGGGGAATCGAACGTCTCGTCGCGCTCGGCTGGACCGAAGAGGCCATCGCGGTCGCCCTGACCCTGCCGGTGCGGCAGATCCGCAAGCTCCGGCTGCTCGCCAACGTCCTGCCGGCTATGCTGGATCATATGGCGAAGGGCGACATGCCGTCGGAACCGCAGCTGCGCACGATCGCAGCCGCCGCGGTCGATGAGCAGAAGGAAGTGTGGAAGGCGCACAAGCCCAAGAAGGGCGACACGGCGTCGTGGTGGTCGGTTGCCAACGCGCTTTCGAAGAAGCGGATGTACGCGAAGGACGCCAGCTTTGGCGACGACTTGGCGGTGGCCTACGGTATCGAGTGGGTGGAAGATCTCTTCGCCCCGGCCGACGAGGACAGCCGCTACACCACCAATGTCGAGGCCTTTCTCGGCGCGCAGCAGGAGTGGATGACGATCAAGCTGCCGAAGAAGGGCGCGATTGTCGAGGTCAACAATTATGGCCAGCCGGAACTGCCCAAGAAGGCTGAGCGTGTTTACGGCAAGCCCGGCAGGGGCGACAGCACCGCCATGTATCTCGATCGCGAGGGCAAGGTGCAATCGGTCCACTACCGGATGCCGGAAGCCCGGAAGCCGAACGGACAGACCGGCTCGTCTTCCGACGGCTCGACCGGGCCTGATGATGAGGTAATTGCTGTCTCAAAGGCACGCCCCGACGTCACGCAGAAGGGCCAGGACATGATCGGGGATCTCCGCACCGATGCGCTTCATGAGGCGCTCGGCCGCGCGCCGATTGAGGACGACATGCTGATGGCCTTGCTCGTGCTCGCCTTCTCCGGCCAAAACGTTCGCGTCGACTCCGGTGCCAACGACAACGTGTTCGGGGCCAAGCGCATGCAACGCCACGCCGCCCGCCTCTTCTCCGAGGACGGCAGGCTGGCGTTCGATATGGAGACCGTTCGCGTCGCTGCCCGGTCCATCCTGATCGAGGTTCTCTCCTGCAGACGAAATATCACGAATAGCGGTGTGGTCTCGCGCATCGCCGGCGAGGCGATCGGCGCCGACGGCTTCCTGCCGAACATGGGCACGGAAGACTTTCTCGTGTGCCTGTCGCGCCAGGCGCTCGAGGCGGCAGCGAAGGAGGCGAATGTCCATCCCCGGCCGCGGGTGCGCGAGACTCGCGCGGCGCTCGTCGACCACTTCAAGGAGGTCCAGTTCGTGCATTCGGCGGCCCTCTTCACGCCGGATCCGAAGGACGTCGCCGACCTGATGAAGCATGCCGACCACCTCGATGATGGTCGCGACGACGACCCTGCGGGCGATCCGGACACGGATGAGGATGCTACCGCGCCTGGAGTTGCTGATCCGGATCTCGGGCAGCCCGGAGAACCGGCAGGCGAATCCGTGGCCACGCCTTCGGACGAGGACGAAACCGCCTACGGCATCGCGGCGGAATAG
- a CDS encoding DEAD/DEAH box helicase family protein, translating into MSNDPFTLDMFGSSALSSGLGLGVTAFGGFAANDDEPDPTPAPTPARALPVTRRSDPRMQGQRANFYLDDGDRELAATWKERARINVAAILTANELEKLDLPATPAAQARLIRFTGFGAGELANGMFRRPGEADFRTGWDDLGNSLESAVSDGDYASLARCTQYAHFTPEFVIRAIWKGLQCLGWRGGRVLEPGIGTGLFPALMPKQYRDVSYVTGIELDPVTARIARLLQPKARIINGDFARSDLTAIYDLAIGNPPFSDRTVRSDRHYRSLGLRLHDYFIARSIDLLKPGALAAFVTSAGTMDKADGTAREHVSKSADLIAAIRLPEGSFRRDAGTDVVVDILFFRKRKTGEPEGDLSWLDLEEVRPAVEDEGAIRVNRWFAEHPEFVLGDHALTSGPFGETYTCRPRTGAELEAALTAAIALLPGDLYDGEPTAIDIDLEDELGEIVDLRPDNAKVREGSYFVDVRHGLMQVIDGEPVAVQVRKARSGEGISEKHVRIIRKLIPIRDAVRDVLKAQELDRPWRELQVRLRIAWSSFVRDFGPINHTTVSIIEDETTGEVRETHRQPNLQPFRDDPDCWLVASIEDYVLETDTARPGPIFSERVIAPPSPPIITSAADALAIVLNERGRVDLDHVAELLHCDTDAVLDALGDTIFRDPADGSWQTSDAYLSGTVRTKLGVAEPAAALDAAYERNVRALQAVQPADLSPSDITARLGAPWIPVADIVDFVHETMGAEIRIHHMPELGSWTVEARQLGWTAAGTSEWGTDRRHAGELLADALNSRVPQIFDAFKDIDGERRVLNVVDTEAARDKLQKIKTAFQNWVWTDPDRTDRLARVYNDRFNDIAPRTFDGSHLKLPGASGAFVLYGHQKRGIWRIISSGSTYLAHAVGAGKTMTMAAAIMEQRRLGLIAKAMLVVPGHCLAQAAREFLALYPNARILVADETNFTKDKRARFLSRAATATWDAIIITHSAFRFIAVPSTFEQQMIQDEIELYEDLLTKVDSEDRVSRKRLERLKEGLKERLEALSTRKDDLLTISEIGVDQIVVDEAQEFRKLSFATNMSTLKGIDPNGSQRAWDLYVKSRYIETRNPGRALVLASGTPITNTLGEMFSIQRLLGADALRERGLHEFDAWASTFGDTTTELEIQPSGKYKPVSRFASFVNVPELIAMFRSVADVVMPDDLREYIKVPNISTGRRQILTAKPTQAFRNYQTVLDARIKAIEMREGPAKPGDDILLSVITDGRHAAIDLRLVDADNDNEPDNKLNLLVQNAYRIWQETSQSIYLRPDGKPFDLPGAAQMIFSDLGTINVEKSRGFSAYRWIRDELVRLGVPASEIAFMQDHKKTEAKQRLFGDVRSGKVRFLIGSSETMGTGVNAQLRLKALHHLDVPWLPSQIEQREGRIVRQGNQHDEVDIFAYATQGSLDASMWQNNERKARFIAAALSGDTSIRRLEDLGEGAANQFAMAKAIASGDERLMRKAGLEADIARLERLRAAHDDDQYAVRRQIRDAERDIEISERRIAEIGRDIERLIPTAADAFAMTVVGEPFDERKAAGRALMKEILTLVQLQQEGEIVIASIGSFDLVYSGERFGKGDGYRYTTLLQRTGADYEIDLAVTVAPLGAVSRLEHALDGFDGEQDRYRQRLQDAHKRLASYHSREGAAFAFAEELADKRRQLREVDEALAQSARDDDETQSEAA; encoded by the coding sequence ATGAGCAACGATCCCTTCACCCTCGATATGTTCGGCAGCAGCGCATTGTCGTCGGGACTTGGTCTTGGCGTTACCGCCTTCGGCGGCTTTGCCGCCAATGACGACGAGCCCGACCCCACCCCTGCCCCTACGCCTGCGCGGGCTCTACCGGTGACCAGGCGCTCGGACCCGCGAATGCAGGGTCAGCGTGCCAATTTCTACCTCGACGACGGGGATCGCGAGCTCGCCGCGACCTGGAAAGAACGGGCGCGGATCAATGTCGCGGCGATCCTCACGGCCAATGAACTGGAGAAGCTGGACTTGCCGGCGACGCCGGCCGCGCAGGCGAGGCTGATCCGGTTTACCGGCTTCGGCGCCGGCGAGCTGGCAAATGGCATGTTCCGGCGCCCGGGCGAAGCCGACTTTCGTACAGGTTGGGACGACCTTGGCAACTCGCTGGAATCGGCCGTCAGCGATGGCGATTACGCATCGCTCGCCCGTTGCACGCAATATGCCCACTTCACCCCCGAATTTGTCATCCGGGCAATCTGGAAGGGCCTGCAATGCCTCGGCTGGCGCGGCGGCCGCGTGCTCGAGCCGGGGATCGGAACAGGGTTGTTTCCGGCGCTGATGCCGAAGCAATATCGCGACGTAAGCTACGTCACCGGCATCGAGCTCGATCCCGTCACGGCCCGCATCGCACGATTGCTGCAGCCGAAGGCAAGGATCATCAACGGCGATTTCGCGCGCTCGGACCTCACTGCGATTTATGATCTCGCAATCGGCAACCCGCCTTTCTCCGATCGGACGGTTCGCTCCGACCGGCACTATCGTTCGCTCGGCCTTCGGCTGCACGATTACTTCATCGCCCGGTCGATCGATCTCCTGAAGCCGGGCGCCCTGGCCGCCTTCGTCACCAGCGCCGGCACGATGGACAAGGCGGATGGCACCGCACGCGAGCACGTTTCCAAGTCCGCCGACCTGATCGCGGCAATCCGCCTCCCCGAAGGCAGTTTTCGGCGTGACGCCGGCACGGACGTCGTGGTCGACATCCTCTTCTTCCGCAAGCGAAAGACAGGCGAACCGGAAGGCGACCTTTCGTGGCTCGACCTGGAAGAGGTTCGGCCGGCTGTCGAGGACGAGGGTGCGATCCGCGTGAACCGATGGTTCGCTGAGCATCCGGAGTTCGTGCTCGGCGATCATGCCCTCACTTCAGGTCCCTTCGGCGAGACCTACACATGCCGGCCTCGCACCGGCGCGGAGCTCGAGGCGGCGCTGACGGCAGCGATCGCTCTTCTCCCGGGAGACCTCTATGACGGCGAGCCGACCGCAATCGACATCGACCTGGAGGACGAGCTCGGCGAGATCGTCGATCTTCGTCCCGACAATGCGAAGGTGCGCGAGGGCAGCTACTTCGTCGATGTCAGGCATGGTCTCATGCAGGTCATCGACGGCGAGCCGGTCGCGGTGCAGGTGCGCAAGGCCCGCAGCGGCGAGGGAATTTCGGAAAAGCACGTCCGCATCATTCGCAAATTGATCCCGATCCGTGATGCCGTGCGCGACGTCCTGAAAGCTCAGGAACTGGACCGGCCGTGGCGCGAGCTGCAGGTGCGGCTACGCATCGCTTGGTCGAGCTTCGTTCGCGATTTTGGCCCGATCAACCACACCACGGTTTCGATCATCGAGGATGAGACTACGGGCGAGGTTCGTGAAACCCATCGCCAGCCGAACCTGCAGCCTTTCCGCGACGATCCCGATTGCTGGCTGGTTGCCTCGATCGAGGACTATGTCCTCGAAACGGACACCGCCAGGCCCGGACCGATCTTTTCCGAACGGGTCATCGCGCCCCCTTCCCCGCCGATCATCACCTCCGCCGCCGATGCCTTGGCCATTGTGTTGAACGAGCGCGGACGCGTCGACCTCGATCATGTCGCCGAGCTTCTGCATTGCGACACGGACGCGGTTCTCGATGCGCTCGGGGACACGATCTTTCGCGATCCCGCCGACGGCTCCTGGCAGACTTCGGACGCCTATCTCTCCGGGACTGTGCGCACGAAGCTCGGTGTCGCGGAACCGGCCGCCGCGCTCGATGCCGCCTACGAGCGCAATGTCCGTGCGCTTCAGGCGGTGCAGCCGGCCGACCTCAGCCCGTCCGATATCACCGCTCGGCTGGGCGCGCCGTGGATCCCGGTAGCCGATATCGTCGACTTCGTGCACGAGACGATGGGTGCTGAGATCAGAATCCACCATATGCCGGAACTCGGCTCCTGGACGGTGGAGGCCCGGCAGCTCGGTTGGACGGCCGCCGGCACATCGGAATGGGGAACCGACCGCCGGCACGCCGGCGAGTTGCTCGCTGATGCGCTGAACAGCCGGGTGCCGCAGATCTTCGACGCCTTCAAGGATATCGACGGCGAGCGTCGGGTGCTGAACGTCGTCGACACGGAAGCCGCCCGCGACAAGCTCCAGAAAATCAAGACGGCCTTCCAGAACTGGGTCTGGACGGATCCCGATCGGACCGACCGGCTGGCGCGGGTCTACAACGACCGCTTCAACGATATCGCGCCCCGAACATTCGACGGCTCCCATCTCAAGCTTCCCGGCGCCTCTGGCGCCTTTGTTCTTTATGGGCACCAGAAACGCGGCATCTGGCGCATCATTTCGTCCGGTTCGACTTACCTTGCGCATGCCGTCGGCGCCGGCAAGACGATGACAATGGCTGCCGCCATCATGGAGCAACGCCGGCTCGGACTGATTGCCAAGGCGATGCTGGTGGTGCCCGGGCATTGCCTGGCGCAGGCTGCGCGCGAGTTTCTGGCGCTCTACCCGAATGCCCGCATTCTCGTCGCCGACGAGACGAATTTCACGAAGGACAAGCGCGCCCGTTTCCTCTCCCGCGCCGCCACGGCGACCTGGGATGCGATCATCATCACCCATTCAGCGTTCCGGTTCATCGCGGTCCCGTCGACGTTCGAACAGCAGATGATCCAGGATGAGATCGAACTCTACGAGGACTTGCTCACCAAGGTCGACAGCGAGGATCGAGTCTCAAGGAAAAGGCTGGAGCGGCTCAAGGAAGGCCTCAAGGAACGGCTCGAGGCGCTGTCGACCCGCAAGGACGATCTGCTGACCATTTCCGAAATCGGCGTCGACCAGATCGTCGTCGACGAGGCGCAGGAATTCCGCAAGCTCTCCTTCGCGACAAACATGTCGACGTTGAAGGGCATCGATCCGAACGGGTCGCAGCGTGCCTGGGATCTCTACGTCAAGTCGAGGTACATCGAAACCAGGAATCCGGGGCGCGCGCTTGTGCTGGCCTCCGGCACGCCGATCACCAACACGCTCGGCGAGATGTTCTCGATCCAACGCCTGCTCGGGGCCGACGCGCTGCGCGAGCGCGGGCTGCACGAGTTCGACGCCTGGGCGTCGACCTTCGGCGACACCACGACGGAACTGGAGATCCAGCCGTCAGGCAAATACAAGCCGGTCAGCCGTTTCGCGAGTTTCGTCAACGTGCCGGAACTGATTGCGATGTTCCGGTCCGTCGCCGACGTGGTGATGCCGGACGATCTCCGCGAATACATCAAGGTGCCCAATATCTCGACAGGCCGGCGGCAGATCCTGACGGCCAAGCCGACCCAGGCCTTCAGGAACTACCAGACCGTCCTCGACGCCCGCATCAAGGCGATCGAGATGCGCGAGGGACCGGCAAAGCCCGGTGACGACATCCTGCTTTCCGTCATCACCGACGGGCGCCATGCGGCAATCGATCTCCGCCTGGTCGATGCGGACAATGACAACGAACCGGACAACAAGCTCAACCTGCTCGTCCAGAATGCCTACCGCATCTGGCAGGAGACCTCACAGAGCATCTATCTCCGCCCGGACGGCAAACCATTCGATCTGCCCGGCGCGGCGCAGATGATCTTTTCCGATCTCGGCACCATCAATGTCGAGAAGAGCCGAGGTTTTTCGGCCTACCGCTGGATCAGGGACGAGCTGGTCCGCCTGGGCGTTCCCGCTTCGGAAATCGCCTTCATGCAAGACCATAAGAAGACCGAGGCCAAGCAGCGGCTGTTCGGCGATGTGCGCTCCGGCAAGGTCCGCTTCCTGATCGGCTCTTCCGAGACGATGGGAACGGGCGTGAACGCCCAGCTTCGCCTCAAGGCGCTGCATCATCTCGATGTCCCATGGCTGCCCTCACAGATCGAACAGCGCGAGGGCCGGATCGTGCGCCAGGGCAATCAGCATGATGAAGTCGATATATTCGCCTATGCCACGCAAGGTTCGCTCGATGCCAGCATGTGGCAGAACAACGAACGCAAGGCCCGCTTCATTGCAGCGGCGCTTTCCGGCGACACCTCGATCCGCCGGCTCGAAGATCTCGGCGAAGGGGCCGCCAACCAGTTTGCAATGGCCAAAGCGATCGCCTCCGGCGACGAGCGGCTGATGCGGAAGGCGGGTCTCGAGGCGGACATTGCACGTCTAGAACGACTGCGCGCCGCCCATGACGACGATCAATATGCGGTGCGCCGACAGATCCGTGACGCCGAACGCGATATCGAGATCTCGGAGCGGCGGATCGCGGAAATCGGCAGGGATATCGAGCGCCTCATTCCGACCGCGGCTGACGCCTTTGCCATGACTGTCGTCGGTGAGCCTTTCGACGAGCGGAAAGCCGCCGGTCGCGCCTTGATGAAGGAAATCCTTACCCTTGTTCAGCTCCAGCAGGAGGGCGAGATCGTCATCGCCTCGATCGGGAGCTTCGATCTCGTTTATTCCGGCGAGCGGTTCGGCAAGGGCGACGGTTATCGCTACACGACCCTCCTCCAGCGGACCGGCGCCGACTACGAAATCGATCTGGCCGTGACGGTGGCGCCGCTTGGCGCCGTGTCCCGCCTCGAACATGCGCTTGATGGTTTTGACGGCGAGCAGGATCGCTATCGGCAACGGCTACAGGACGCGCATAAGCGCCTTGCCTCCTATCACTCGCGCGAGGGTGCTGCGTTCGCCTTTGCGGAGGAACTGGCTGACAAACGCCGGCAACTGCGGGAGGTCGATGAGGCGCTGGCGCAATCCGCCCGCGATGATGATGAGACGCAGAGTGAAGCCGCCTAG
- a CDS encoding DUF7007 domain-containing protein, with product MNIPLSQPSTNSTAEPSGVEFAQSADGMPVARVGDLVFAMVPARDNQYFLASAWRVSRPLADLKRDDFYSHHGSVEDEAAFRNRMVEQAVHCRGLQALARRSVRINCNTPWGASQGATVYADGIVSHITAGHGGFKLSVARNATVHPMLRSDGGWYEEDAAWAIVALTFPDLFTSYEQKCADKTVRDSWPDAWEAIHGRSLLPGESHGRDSQAFAHLHAGDWIVISALRSGHHPGMTEVIATIGGKRDERAEERRFLVPSDDYAVGRFGFVIDETKHVAYDGPSSFASWRGRRTA from the coding sequence ATGAACATTCCGCTCTCGCAACCCTCCACGAACTCCACCGCTGAGCCTTCAGGGGTGGAGTTCGCCCAGAGTGCCGACGGCATGCCTGTTGCGCGCGTCGGCGACCTCGTCTTCGCCATGGTGCCGGCGCGGGACAACCAGTATTTCCTCGCCAGCGCGTGGCGCGTGTCGCGACCCCTTGCCGACCTCAAACGCGATGACTTCTATTCGCATCATGGTTCCGTTGAAGATGAAGCGGCCTTCCGAAACCGCATGGTTGAACAGGCGGTACATTGCCGCGGGCTCCAAGCTCTCGCTCGCCGTTCTGTCCGCATCAATTGTAATACGCCCTGGGGCGCCTCCCAGGGTGCCACCGTCTATGCGGACGGAATCGTCTCCCACATCACAGCTGGGCATGGCGGCTTCAAACTCTCGGTCGCGCGCAACGCCACCGTCCATCCGATGTTGCGGTCAGACGGCGGCTGGTACGAGGAAGACGCGGCCTGGGCGATCGTTGCCCTGACCTTTCCGGACCTGTTCACCAGCTATGAGCAAAAGTGCGCCGACAAGACGGTCCGCGACTCCTGGCCGGATGCCTGGGAAGCGATCCACGGTCGCTCGCTCCTGCCCGGCGAATCCCATGGGAGAGACAGCCAAGCGTTCGCGCACCTGCATGCCGGGGACTGGATCGTTATCTCAGCGCTCCGTTCGGGTCATCATCCCGGCATGACCGAGGTGATTGCGACCATTGGCGGAAAGCGCGACGAACGGGCCGAGGAACGCCGTTTCCTGGTGCCGAGCGACGATTACGCCGTCGGCCGGTTTGGTTTCGTCATCGATGAGACGAAGCACGTTGCCTATGACGGGCCCTCGAGCTTCGCCAGCTGGCGTGGGAGGAGGACCGCGTGA